In Diachasmimorpha longicaudata isolate KC_UGA_2023 chromosome 7, iyDiaLong2, whole genome shotgun sequence, the following proteins share a genomic window:
- the LOC135164211 gene encoding uncharacterized protein LOC135164211 isoform X2, translating into MPKVCAVPNCGTGTKVVEEKRSLFRVPSDEEQRKKWEAAIPGMGQLKSSQSICERHFLKEEVHKKWIKYDDKGHVIAQYDYPRPRLEAKAIPCIFTDEESIGPSDPWSLYERLTYGTVGATVLRNSNKNPVGRNETKRDTIQEVYFTGEHSYCRPQFDRDATDNTLDSRQNANLQNTENRKETAPTSEQSKNEVINPSQNPLQTDSVTTCDVAKAETVTPEIKNIYTVAQKKKGKPLKFDLGGVFESGNKLVRLPYMWCLSEVITQEGKQIIFSHVILASHNNVEAPVLKHSVVINDRSGNIDYYAHGKLVDISNTKLPRKVEDIVSLQITLYTFQKMRVCGGITRLIKSREPGNKDIYQDLLQSWRHNDCKILVDRGKCELCSKMQKIFVQQRRRAKKSSSSLRISTSWDPKDQVAVLKKKLAMEKRKRIHAQAQARKLTGASKENGVQVPFVKDIPL; encoded by the exons ATGCCGAAGGTATGTGCTGTGCCCAATTGTGGAACTGGGACCAAAGTAGTGGAGGAGAAAAGGTCACTGTTCAGGGTGCCCAGCGATGAGGAGCAGAGGAAAAAATGGGAGGCTGCTATTCCGGGGATGGGACAGTTAAAATCAAGCCAGTCAATTTGTGAGAGACACTTTCTGAAGGAGGAAGTACACAAGAAGTGGATCAAATACGATGACAAAGGACATGTCATTGCCCAG TATGACTATCCTCGACCTCGTCTGGAGGCCAAGGCAATACCCTGCATCTTCACAGATGAGGAATCAATTGGCCCTTCAGACCCTTGGTCCCTGTATGAACGGCTGACATATGGAACTGTTGGTGCTACTGTTTTGAGGAACAGCAATAAAAACCCAGTCGGTAGGAatgagacaaagagagacacaaTACAGGAGGTTTACTTCACTGGAGAACATTCTTATTGTCGACCTCAGTTTGACAGAG ATGCTACTGACAATACTCTTGACAGTCGGCAAAATGCAAATCTTCAGAATACAGAGAATCGTAAGGAGACAGCTCCTACATCGGAACAGTCCAAGAATGAAGTGATAAATCCTTCGCAAAATCCCTTACAAACGGATTCTGTTACAACTTGTGATGTAGCGAAAGCTGAGACTGTCACACCTGAGATCAAAAACATCTATACAGTAGCCCAAAAAAAGAAGGGTAAACCGCTCAAATTTGATCTTGGAG GTGTTTTCGAAAGTGGAAATAAATTAGTGAGGCTTCCATACATGTGGTGTTTGAGTGAAGTAATAACCCAAGAAGGTAAACAAATAATCTTTTCCCACGTGATCCTCGCCTCTCACAACAACGTGGAGGCTCCAGTGCTGAAACACTCGGTCGTAATTAACGACAGAAGTGGTAACATTGATTACTACGCCCATGGGAAATTGGTGGATATCAGCAATACGAAATTGCCGAGAAAAGTCGAGGACATTGTGTCTTTGCAGATAACTCTCTATACGTTCCAAAAAATGCGAGTTTGTGGGGGCATCACTCGCTTGATCAAATCACGTGAGCCCGGCAATAAGGATATCTATCAGGACCTCCTGCAGTCCTGGCGTCACAACGATTGTAAGATACTTGTGGACCGAGGAAAATGCGAATTGTGCTCGAAAATGCAGAAGATATTTGTCCAGCAACGAAGACGAGCTAAGAAAAGTAGCAGCTCTCTGAGAATTTCAACCTCGTGGGATCCGAAGGACCAAGTTGCTGTTTTGAAGAAGAAACTGGCGATGGAGAAGAGAAAGAGGATTCACGCACAGGCTCAAGCGAGGAAGCTGACTGGGGCTTCTAAGGAGAACGGCGTTCAAGTCCCATTTGTTAAAGATATCCCGTTATAA
- the LOC135164211 gene encoding uncharacterized protein LOC135164211 isoform X1: MPKVCAVPNCGTGTKVVEEKRSLFRVPSDEEQRKKWEAAIPGMGQLKSSQSICERHFLKEEVHKKWIKYDDKGHVIAQYDYPRPRLEAKAIPCIFTDEESIGPSDPWSLYERLTYGTVGATVLRNSNKNPVGRNETKRDTIQEVYFTGEHSYCRPQFDRADATDNTLDSRQNANLQNTENRKETAPTSEQSKNEVINPSQNPLQTDSVTTCDVAKAETVTPEIKNIYTVAQKKKGKPLKFDLGGVFESGNKLVRLPYMWCLSEVITQEGKQIIFSHVILASHNNVEAPVLKHSVVINDRSGNIDYYAHGKLVDISNTKLPRKVEDIVSLQITLYTFQKMRVCGGITRLIKSREPGNKDIYQDLLQSWRHNDCKILVDRGKCELCSKMQKIFVQQRRRAKKSSSSLRISTSWDPKDQVAVLKKKLAMEKRKRIHAQAQARKLTGASKENGVQVPFVKDIPL; the protein is encoded by the exons ATGCCGAAGGTATGTGCTGTGCCCAATTGTGGAACTGGGACCAAAGTAGTGGAGGAGAAAAGGTCACTGTTCAGGGTGCCCAGCGATGAGGAGCAGAGGAAAAAATGGGAGGCTGCTATTCCGGGGATGGGACAGTTAAAATCAAGCCAGTCAATTTGTGAGAGACACTTTCTGAAGGAGGAAGTACACAAGAAGTGGATCAAATACGATGACAAAGGACATGTCATTGCCCAG TATGACTATCCTCGACCTCGTCTGGAGGCCAAGGCAATACCCTGCATCTTCACAGATGAGGAATCAATTGGCCCTTCAGACCCTTGGTCCCTGTATGAACGGCTGACATATGGAACTGTTGGTGCTACTGTTTTGAGGAACAGCAATAAAAACCCAGTCGGTAGGAatgagacaaagagagacacaaTACAGGAGGTTTACTTCACTGGAGAACATTCTTATTGTCGACCTCAGTTTGACAGAG CAGATGCTACTGACAATACTCTTGACAGTCGGCAAAATGCAAATCTTCAGAATACAGAGAATCGTAAGGAGACAGCTCCTACATCGGAACAGTCCAAGAATGAAGTGATAAATCCTTCGCAAAATCCCTTACAAACGGATTCTGTTACAACTTGTGATGTAGCGAAAGCTGAGACTGTCACACCTGAGATCAAAAACATCTATACAGTAGCCCAAAAAAAGAAGGGTAAACCGCTCAAATTTGATCTTGGAG GTGTTTTCGAAAGTGGAAATAAATTAGTGAGGCTTCCATACATGTGGTGTTTGAGTGAAGTAATAACCCAAGAAGGTAAACAAATAATCTTTTCCCACGTGATCCTCGCCTCTCACAACAACGTGGAGGCTCCAGTGCTGAAACACTCGGTCGTAATTAACGACAGAAGTGGTAACATTGATTACTACGCCCATGGGAAATTGGTGGATATCAGCAATACGAAATTGCCGAGAAAAGTCGAGGACATTGTGTCTTTGCAGATAACTCTCTATACGTTCCAAAAAATGCGAGTTTGTGGGGGCATCACTCGCTTGATCAAATCACGTGAGCCCGGCAATAAGGATATCTATCAGGACCTCCTGCAGTCCTGGCGTCACAACGATTGTAAGATACTTGTGGACCGAGGAAAATGCGAATTGTGCTCGAAAATGCAGAAGATATTTGTCCAGCAACGAAGACGAGCTAAGAAAAGTAGCAGCTCTCTGAGAATTTCAACCTCGTGGGATCCGAAGGACCAAGTTGCTGTTTTGAAGAAGAAACTGGCGATGGAGAAGAGAAAGAGGATTCACGCACAGGCTCAAGCGAGGAAGCTGACTGGGGCTTCTAAGGAGAACGGCGTTCAAGTCCCATTTGTTAAAGATATCCCGTTATAA
- the LOC135164220 gene encoding nuclear nucleic acid-binding protein C1D-like yields the protein MDPDFEELSNDVDLIARVKQFRHASEKIGDTLKLAADEKFYESLPNEDKIKFNLLMSFGLNSMFWMYLRAEGINPATHEIKNENNRLKKAMMRAQEIKDKKTKMPRINRDAAQRFVRSGLWEPKQKPLNGAESQDELPGQELENWDNEEQTEPVPAASS from the exons ATGGATCCGGACTTTGAGGAATTGTCCAATGATGTGGATTTGATCGCGAGAGTGAAGCAATTTCGCCATGCAAGtgagaaaattggagatactcTAAAGCTCGCTGCTGATGAGAAGTTTTACGAGAGTCTTCCGAATGAagacaaaattaaattcaatttgctGATGTCCTTTGGGCTCAATAGCATGTTCTGGATGTATCTGAGAGCAGAAG GGATCAATCCAGCCacacatgaaataaaaaatgaaaacaatcgTCTGAAGAAAGCGATGATGCGAGCACAGGAGATTAAAGACAAGAAAACTAAGATGCCAAGGATCAATAGGGATGCAGCGCAGAGATTCGTCCGAAGTGGCTTGTGGGAACCGAAGCAAAAGCCTCTGAATGGGGCAGAAAGCCAAGATGAATTACCTGGACAAGAACTCGAAAACTGGGATAATGAGGAACAGACTGAACCTGTACCTGCAGCTTCAAGCTAG
- the LOC135164744 gene encoding uncharacterized protein LOC135164744, with product MSETSHPSRDPKNLSEPFAVIEFLEKNEKGLPCIDLVPKKWFNSAEEDTCKFPPTTEYHLLDDYLEKLHSPKDSWQSYPFCFITGAADLDQGRRRLKKAQVTLNCETTDGENDRKGGRSETSSKAKISAKPLTASKSQLNNIFSTKIPIPPRNQTPKSGIQAKPKTRFQSIYQSGSDSEDENHDCLIANPEEIRASKAQNNSGFLQMSSKSRSVPTGACLSFKQRSRKNITLLKDVETDESESNDSSDGILQSPTKSMDSARNTRKELHLTPPSPLVHNASGNRKRRASSTTRAEDGLNSIVSPGTPKTSRSMMVPPAKMPKMLGPQNQLSSSHYADNERRILNSLRDYFDQQLDEKLENLRRRMAYDLKQSMNELKTTIIGTNLAPASGPSLLEIQKQMSTPLLFEMDDKFQEYEAILTTDPNLVETLRLFMRVLISNKKEMKICVSTILSAVLRKTVSLHYSGYGKEAGGKKKKNFYNTTVCKVLIDVIIEVIGSSTDEKKIMSEVSTWLSRSGDREGGRKERQRGSSHHNENNSVCSFDTNR from the exons atgtcggaaacctcacatccatctcgcgatccaaaaaatctcagcgaaccattcgcagtcatcgaatttctcgagaaaaacgaaaaagggctaccatgcattgatttggtgccgaaaaaatggtttaatagtgcagaagaagacacctgtaaattcccaccgacaactgaatatcatctacttgacgactacttggaaaaattgcactcgcccaaggactcttggcaaagttatccattttgcttcatcaccggagcag ctgatttggatcagggtcgcagaagattaaaaaaggcccaagtaactctcaactgtgagacaaccgatggtgaaaatgatcgaaagggggggaggtccgaaacttcctcgaaagcaaaaatttcagcaaaacccttaactgcatcaaagtctcaactaaacaacatctttagtactaaaatcccgattccacctagaaatcaaactccaaagtctg gtatacaagcaaaaccaaagacaagatttcaaagcatttaccagagtggatctgactctgaagacgaaaatcatgattgtcttatagctaatcctgaggagattcgagcctcaaaggctcaaaataattctggctttttgcaaatgtcgagtaaatcgcgatctgtaccaacag gtgcatgtttatcatttaaacagcggtcaaggaagaatattactttgcttaaagacgtcgaaactgatgaatctgagagcaatgattcctccgatggaattctgcagtcacctacaaaatcgatggactcagcgagaaatacaagaaaagaacttcatttgacacctccttcaccactagtccataacgcttcag gtaaccgaaaaaggcgtgcatcgtctactacacgcgctgaagacggattgaattcgattgtgagcccaggaactccaaaaacttcacgatcaatgatggtaccccctgctaagatgccaaaaatgctgggaccacaaaaccagttgtcatctagtcattatgctgataatgaacgtcgaatcctgaactcccttcgagattactttgatcagcaattagatgaaaagctcgaaaatttaagacgcaggatggcttacgatttaaagcagtctatgaatgagctcaagaccacaatcattggcactaatctagccccagcttctggtcctagcttgcttgaaatacagaagcagatgtctacgccactactatttgaaatggatgataagttccaggaatacgaagcgatattgacaacggacccaaatctcgtagaaacactg cgattattcatgagagttttgataagcaataaaaaagagatgaaaatatgtgtttccactatcctatctgcggttctgaggaagacagtgtcactgcactattctggttacggaaaggaagctggcggaaagaaaaagaaaaatttttataacactacagtatgcaaagtactgattgatgtgataattgaggtaataggatccagcactgatgagaagaagataatgtcagaagtaagtacttggttgtcacgttctggcgatcgagagggtgggcgtaaggaacgacaacgcgggtcaagtcatcataacgagaataattcagtttgttcctttgataccaatcgataa